A DNA window from bacterium contains the following coding sequences:
- a CDS encoding bifunctional phosphoglucose/phosphomannose isomerase codes for MNNVDDTKTIETFDKFNMRKLLHEFPYQGEKMIELMKNVNIPPEYKNVKNIIVSGLGGSSVGGDLLKNFLRDKINLPLMVNRSYTLPQWVGEDTLLICVSYSGNTEETLSAYKIAKEAKSKIIVISSGGELTALAKQDGFVCIPVPEVGISPRAALGYLFFPQLLVIKMLGFVDIEDSEFSEAIQTLKDLREEIGIDIPKDKNISKKLAEAIYQTIPLVYTTSDYFEGVGVRWKTQINENSKSPVYCELFSELNHNEIMGWEGGKELLGKFSLILLRDKGEPERMQKRINITLAILKDKASQILEVQSRGNNLLSRILSLVYIGDYVSFYLAILNDVDPTEIKSILSLKEGLSN; via the coding sequence ATGAACAACGTAGATGATACAAAAACAATAGAGACATTTGATAAATTCAATATGAGAAAACTTCTCCATGAATTTCCCTATCAGGGGGAGAAAATGATTGAGTTAATGAAAAACGTAAATATTCCCCCGGAATATAAAAATGTAAAAAATATTATCGTTTCAGGGCTTGGCGGCTCAAGTGTCGGAGGTGATTTACTGAAAAACTTTCTAAGGGATAAAATCAATTTACCGTTAATGGTAAATAGAAGCTATACTCTCCCGCAATGGGTCGGTGAAGATACATTGCTTATCTGTGTAAGTTATTCAGGCAATACGGAAGAAACATTAAGCGCTTATAAGATAGCGAAGGAAGCAAAAAGTAAAATAATAGTCATAAGTTCTGGCGGAGAGCTTACAGCATTAGCAAAACAGGATGGTTTTGTTTGTATACCGGTGCCGGAAGTTGGGATTTCTCCAAGAGCGGCTTTGGGTTACCTGTTTTTCCCGCAACTTTTGGTTATAAAAATGTTAGGATTTGTCGATATTGAAGACAGCGAGTTTTCCGAAGCTATCCAGACGTTAAAAGATTTAAGGGAAGAAATAGGCATTGACATCCCAAAGGATAAAAATATATCCAAAAAATTAGCAGAGGCAATATATCAGACTATTCCGTTGGTTTATACCACTTCCGATTATTTTGAAGGTGTGGGTGTGAGATGGAAAACGCAGATAAACGAAAACAGCAAAAGTCCTGTTTACTGTGAGCTTTTCTCCGAACTTAATCACAATGAAATAATGGGATGGGAAGGTGGCAAAGAGTTGTTAGGGAAATTCTCTTTGATTCTTTTAAGAGACAAGGGAGAACCGGAAAGAATGCAAAAAAGAATAAATATAACCTTGGCTATTCTTAAAGACAAAGCAAGTCAAATACTGGAAGTGCAGTCAAGGGGAAATAATTTACTTTCGCGCATTCTTTCTCTTGTATACATCGGTGACTATGTTTCTTTTTATCTTGCTATTCTAAACGACGTAGACCCGACAGAGATTAAATCTATTTTGAGTTTAAAAGAAGGTTTGTCCAACTAA
- the ptsP gene encoding phosphoenolpyruvate--protein phosphotransferase, whose amino-acid sequence MLIKGVPASPGIVAGKAFVLKSEALAIPKYKISQKEITLEIKRYMDALALTRKELAGIQKKVETELRESYPDIFSAHLLILDDPTLREKTIKIIEENNINAEYAVAQVLEKIGKTFSNIADNYLRERAQDFKDVGRRILKNLLGKKEKTLANLNDKVIIIAHDLSPSETAQMDKENVLGFATDVGGRTSHTAIMARSLTIPAVVGLGDITQKVENGKNIIIDGHEGVIVTNPQKSTLARYLKKRKLLAVLEKKLNKLKKAPAQTTDGHRISLMANIEMPKEVDLLERYGSEGVGLYRTEFFFLNRGDIPSEEEQFQAYKYVAERIYPLPVVIRTLDLGGDKFASILETPKEINPFLGWRAIRFCLARPDIFKTQLRAILRASMYGKVSIMYPLISALQELRQANKILEEVKRELKKDKKEFSKDIKVGAMIETPSAAITADLLAGEVNFFSIGTNDLIQYAMAVDRINEKIAYLYQPASPAVLRFIKHIIDCGHRKGIKIAVCGEIAGDINLTLMLLGLGVDELSMGPVAIPEVKQIIRSVSIEEARKIAEKAMSFDSTEKVVNYLKSVKESLKLLYKKS is encoded by the coding sequence ATGCTTATAAAAGGTGTTCCCGCTTCCCCCGGCATAGTAGCAGGCAAGGCGTTTGTTTTAAAATCAGAGGCTCTTGCAATTCCAAAGTATAAAATTTCCCAGAAAGAAATTACTTTAGAAATCAAACGGTATATGGACGCGTTAGCTCTAACGCGAAAAGAATTAGCGGGGATACAGAAAAAAGTAGAAACAGAATTGAGGGAATCCTATCCCGATATTTTCTCAGCGCATCTTTTAATATTAGATGATCCCACATTAAGAGAAAAAACTATAAAAATCATAGAAGAAAATAATATAAATGCAGAGTATGCAGTTGCGCAAGTTTTGGAAAAAATCGGAAAAACTTTTTCTAACATTGCAGATAATTATCTTAGAGAAAGAGCGCAAGATTTCAAAGATGTCGGAAGAAGAATTCTAAAAAATCTTTTAGGGAAAAAAGAAAAAACTTTGGCGAATTTAAATGATAAAGTTATCATTATTGCTCACGATCTTTCCCCCTCGGAAACAGCGCAGATGGACAAGGAAAACGTGTTGGGGTTTGCCACAGATGTTGGCGGCAGGACATCTCACACTGCTATTATGGCCCGTTCTCTAACTATCCCGGCTGTGGTTGGATTGGGAGATATCACTCAAAAGGTAGAAAATGGAAAAAATATTATTATTGACGGTCATGAGGGAGTTATAGTTACCAATCCTCAGAAAAGCACTTTGGCGCGCTATCTTAAGAAAAGAAAACTATTGGCTGTTTTAGAAAAGAAATTAAATAAACTAAAAAAAGCCCCTGCTCAAACAACTGACGGACATAGAATTTCGTTAATGGCTAATATTGAAATGCCCAAAGAAGTAGACCTGCTGGAAAGATACGGATCAGAGGGCGTCGGCCTGTATAGAACGGAATTTTTCTTCCTTAACCGGGGGGATATACCTTCGGAAGAAGAACAATTCCAGGCATATAAATATGTAGCCGAAAGAATTTATCCCCTTCCCGTGGTAATAAGAACTCTGGACTTGGGCGGAGATAAATTCGCTTCCATATTAGAAACGCCGAAAGAAATCAATCCTTTCTTAGGATGGAGGGCAATAAGATTCTGTTTAGCCAGACCGGATATATTCAAAACACAACTGCGAGCGATTCTTAGAGCTTCTATGTATGGAAAAGTTTCTATTATGTATCCATTGATTTCCGCGCTCCAGGAGTTAAGGCAAGCAAATAAAATTTTGGAAGAAGTAAAAAGAGAACTCAAAAAAGATAAAAAAGAATTTTCCAAAGATATAAAAGTTGGAGCAATGATAGAAACACCTTCGGCCGCAATAACTGCCGATTTACTTGCAGGAGAAGTGAATTTTTTTTCTATAGGAACAAATGACCTTATTCAATATGCTATGGCGGTAGACAGGATAAATGAAAAGATAGCTTATTTATATCAACCCGCTTCACCTGCAGTTTTGCGGTTTATAAAACATATAATAGATTGCGGTCATCGTAAAGGGATAAAAATAGCAGTATGTGGCGAAATAGCCGGAGATATAAATTTAACTTTAATGCTTTTGGGTTTAGGAGTCGACGAGCTTTCTATGGGACCGGTTGCCATTCCTGAGGTAAAGCAGATAATTCGTTCTGTTAGCATAGAAGAAGCAAGAAAGATTGCCGAGAAAGCTATGTCGTTTGATTCCACCGAAAAAGTTGTCAATTATTTAAAATCTGTGAAAGAGTCGTTGAAGCTCTTATATAAAAAATCATAA
- a CDS encoding HPr family phosphocarrier protein — MIEKNLKIKHKWGMHARPAGKFIRLTANFSSEIFLEKDGEKANGKSILEILSLALEYGSSVKIVVNGKDENDALKTIEDFLSQEEEE; from the coding sequence ATGATAGAAAAAAACTTAAAGATTAAACATAAATGGGGGATGCACGCCCGACCTGCCGGTAAATTTATTAGATTGACGGCTAACTTTAGTTCTGAAATTTTTTTAGAAAAGGACGGAGAAAAAGCCAACGGTAAAAGCATACTTGAAATATTGTCGTTAGCTTTGGAGTATGGTTCATCAGTAAAAATTGTAGTCAACGGCAAAGACGAAAATGACGCTTTAAAGACAATAGAAGATTTCCTTTCACAAGAAGAGGAAGAATAA
- a CDS encoding PTS sugar transporter subunit IIA: MIGIVITGHGNFPKGLISTARKIIGDIKKGVVVVTTRQEEEPANLRERLDKAVEKVSSKDGVLVLTDVFGSSASSMCINMRKEYPVRVVTGMNLPMIFTLATYRNSAFNIGDLASKLEKIGKKSITKW, encoded by the coding sequence ATGATAGGTATAGTAATTACCGGGCATGGAAATTTTCCGAAAGGACTTATTTCGACAGCCAGAAAGATTATAGGCGACATTAAAAAGGGAGTTGTGGTAGTTACTACTCGACAGGAAGAAGAACCGGCAAATTTGCGAGAGAGATTGGACAAAGCAGTTGAAAAGGTTTCATCCAAAGATGGTGTTCTGGTTCTTACTGATGTTTTTGGGAGTAGCGCATCTTCAATGTGTATAAATATGCGTAAAGAATATCCCGTAAGAGTGGTAACAGGGATGAATTTACCGATGATTTTCACATTGGCAACATATCGTAATTCCGCATTTAACATTGGCGATTTGGCTTCAAAGTTGGAAAAAATTGGCAAAAAATCGATAACAAAATGGTAG
- a CDS encoding triose-phosphate isomerase, with amino-acid sequence MRKNIIAGNWKMYKTTQEAVQLAENLKKSLALVQDVEVILCPTYTSLLSVHEVIKDSPIKLGSQNIYPEKEGAYTGEISPVMIKDVGCEFVIIGHSERRKYFHETDELINKKIKLALSIGLTPIVCVGETLEEREKGVAEDTVINQITNGLVGISQEDMLKIIIAYEPVWAIGTGKTATPDVADGMHLVIRTQLSKIYSSVVSDSISILYGGSVKPDNVDILMSQENIDGALVGGAALNSESFSRIVQFKKQL; translated from the coding sequence ATGAGAAAAAATATTATTGCAGGTAATTGGAAGATGTATAAAACGACGCAAGAGGCGGTCCAATTAGCTGAAAATTTAAAAAAGAGTCTTGCTCTTGTGCAGGATGTAGAAGTTATTCTATGCCCCACTTATACCTCGCTTTTAAGTGTGCACGAAGTAATCAAAGATAGCCCCATAAAGCTTGGATCTCAGAATATTTATCCCGAAAAAGAAGGAGCATATACCGGAGAAATTTCTCCTGTTATGATAAAAGACGTCGGATGTGAATTTGTGATTATAGGTCATTCTGAAAGAAGGAAATATTTTCACGAAACCGATGAGTTAATAAATAAGAAAATAAAACTTGCCCTAAGCATTGGTCTTACGCCGATAGTTTGTGTCGGGGAAACGCTGGAGGAAAGAGAAAAGGGTGTTGCTGAAGATACAGTTATAAATCAAATTACTAATGGTTTAGTAGGAATTTCACAAGAAGATATGTTGAAAATAATCATAGCGTATGAACCTGTATGGGCTATAGGCACAGGTAAAACAGCTACTCCCGATGTGGCGGATGGAATGCATCTTGTAATAAGAACCCAACTTTCTAAAATTTACTCTTCTGTAGTGAGCGATAGCATTTCTATTCTTTACGGTGGCAGTGTGAAGCCCGACAATGTAGATATTTTGATGAGTCAGGAAAATATTGACGGAGCATTGGTTGGCGGCGCGGCTTTAAATAGCGAAAGTTTCAGCCGTATTGTTCAATTTAAAAAACAACTATGA